The following coding sequences are from one Gigantopelta aegis isolate Gae_Host chromosome 15, Gae_host_genome, whole genome shotgun sequence window:
- the LOC121390521 gene encoding acidic leucine-rich nuclear phosphoprotein 32 family member B-like encodes MSDLEVKEETVECDNLQPSTTTETMLHSQPVPHPQPMENSPPVAYSQPVSHPQLVAHAVPHSQPMEHMQPVPHSQSASNLQSLSHPQPVIHSQPVVRLQTMPKIRPVSLVQSLPQFQLVVKTLQNPSDIQIVPYNKSINTNNQSEAEHLVVEKDEEKTELLNNHEECDPKPDSDEERTESVKDKTDSSESDMEVKKQEESLNNLSSYESLDGDYVIFRDDSDDDDDDDYDECKTRKRRKQS; translated from the coding sequence ATGAGTGACCTTGAAGTCAAAGAAGAAACTGTTGAGTGTGATAATCTACAACCATCCACGACAACTGAAACTATGTTGCATTCACAGCCTGTGCCGCATCCGCAGCCTATGGAAAATTCACCGCCTGTAGCTTATTCACAACCTGTGTCACATCCACAGCTTGTGGCACATGCTGTGCCTCATTCACAGCCTATGGAACATATGCAGCCTGTGCCACATTCACAGTCTGCGTCAAATTTGCAGTCTCTGTCACATCCACAGCCTGTGATACATTCGCAACCTGTTGTCCGTTTACAAACCATGCCAAAAATACGACCAGTTTCTCTGGTTCAAAGTCTTCCCCAGTTTCAACTGGTTGTCAAGACACTGCAAAATCCTTCTGACATACAGATTGTACCATACAATAAGAGTATTAACACTAACAACCAGAGTGAAGCTGAACATTTGGTAGTGGAGAAAGATGAAGAAAAGACGGAGCTGTTAAATAATCATGAAGAGTGTGATCCGAAACCAGACTCTGATGAAGAGAGGACTGAGAGTGTAAAGGACAAAACAGACTCTTCTGAATCCGACATGGAGgttaaaaaacaagaagagaGCTTGAACAATTTGTCTTCATATGAATCATTGGATGGGGATTATGTCATCTTTAGAGATgattctgatgatgatgatgatgatgattatgatgaatGCAAAACCAGAAAGAGGAGGAAACAAAGCTAA
- the LOC121390678 gene encoding THAP domain-containing protein 2-like, translated as MVYCVAWGCQNQSKKGSGISFFRFPPEGDSRRNIWIHRCQRGEKGWTPKCTSRLCSAHFEKDAFARDPVEMAKMGYSNARISLKGTAVPTVFTNREFVENSVEMPIRRPRSAFQKRRNAEKYDNGIPRKIPCRQVALISNRVPEVIIFASLFTGSSLFSAHFVQIQSHYYR; from the exons ATGGTTTATTGTGTGGCATGGGGATGTCAAAACCAATCAAAAAAGGGATCAGGAATCAGCTTTTTTAGGTTTCCGCCGGAAGGTGATTCTAGAAGGAACATTTGGATCCATCGGTGTCAGAGAGGTGAGAAGGGATGGACACCAAAATGTACAAGTCGGTTGTGTTCGGCACATTTCGAAAAGGATGCTTTCGCTCGGGACCCGGTTGAAATGGCTAAGATGGGATACAGCAATGCAAGAATCTCGTTAAAAGGCACTGCTGTCCCGACTGTATTTACCAACAGGGAGTTTGTTGAAAATTCGGTAGAGATGCCGATTCGCCGCCCTAGGTCCGCTTTTCAGAAAAGACGCAATGCCGAG aaatacGATAATGGCATTCCACGAAAAATCCCTTGCCGACAGGTGGCGCTGATAAGCAACCGAGTTCCGGAAGTAATCATCTTCGCCTCCCTTTTCACGGGATCGTCATTGTTCAGTGCACACTTTGTACAGATTCAGTCACATTATTATCGGTAA
- the LOC121390263 gene encoding transcriptional repressor CTCFL-like, whose protein sequence is MTTETMLHSQTSSPFQPMLHPQTMDNSPAVEHLQSMSYPQPVTHSQTVAHLKHVENSQPVQDLKPVAYFKVVENLKPVQDLKPVAYFKAVENPHPEQDLKHVAHFKAVENLHPVQDLKHVIHFKDVENSHPVQDLKPVAHFKAVGNSYPVQDFKAVENSRPVKDLTPVAHFKTVENSQPVIHLQIVRNSQSNLQLVSHSQHISHSQPVIHLHPVSRQTVPPLQPMLRLKTVPNVRLVSLVQTLPQFHLVVKTLQNPSDIQIVPYNKSTNTNNQSEAEHLVVEKDEEKTELLNNHEESDPKPDSDEEMTKSVKDEILDSSESDMEVKKEEESLNNLARYESLDGDYVIFRDDDDDECKTRKRRRQSKTSDDEDYQPSSGENEEEESDDDDDDEDSDCEKDYIYPCERKPLDELEPEVKITTITEYSCTYCLQVYSNMDDAKSHIMTHYEYRCEDCDEKFLTDRQLNSHKRNSHKTEPPSNLLICLFSGCEHMEKSKEAILRHVQSAHADEKSFICAWCSRSSRTLDQFKKHIQSVHYSSSGRRSNNADCLCDTCGVAFANLKHLNLHLRKVHSISSTPHGRLCDMCGLFYSNLTEHMLTHALHSIPCKFSGCSVKFKSISNMLSHYKHVHMGVRKHHCTFEGCTYNARNRVQVKSHIDTVHLNIRRFPCTWDGCDKSFFENKHLLVHMRIHSDIKPLSCDLCDYTCRQRAALNWHMNKKHGQEAAEKKNNCQPVRGIPAINQGRKPGRKARGKKAKKSTE, encoded by the coding sequence ATGACAACTGAAACTATGTTGCATTCACAGACCTCGTCACCTTTCCAACCCATGTTGCATCCGCAGACTATGGACAATTCACCGGCTGTGGAACATTTGCAGTCTATGTCGTATCCACAGCCAGTGACACATTCACAGACTGTGGCACATTTGAAGCATGTGGAAAATTCACAGCCTGTGCAAGATTTGAAGCCTGTGGCATATTTCAAGGTTGTGGAAAATTTGAAGCCAGTGCAAGATTTGAAGCCTGTGGCATATTTTAaggctgtggaaaatccacaccCTGAGCAAGATTTGAAGCATGTAGCACATTTCAAGGCTGTGGAAAATTTACACCCTGTGCAAGATTTGAAGCATGTAATACATTTCAAGGATGTGGAAAATTCACACCCAGTGCAAGATTTGAAGCCTGTGGCACATTTCAAGGCTGTTGGAAATTCATACCCAGTGCAAGATTTCAAGGCTGTGGAAAATTCACGGCCTGTGAAAGATTTGACGCCAGTGGCACATTTCAAGACTGTGGAAAATTCACAGCCTGTGATACATTTGCAAATTGTGCGAAATTCACAGTCAAATTTGCAGCTTGTATCACATTCGCAACACATATCACATTCACAGCCTGTGATACATTTGCATCCTGTGTCACGTCAAACTGTGCCACCTTTACAACCTATGTTACGTTTAAAAACAGTGCCAAATGTACGACTAGTTTCTTTGGTCCAAACTCTGCCCCAGTTTCATCTGGTTGTCAAGACATTGCAAAATCCTTCTGACATACAGATTGTACCATACAATAAGAGTACTAACACTAACAACCAGAGTGAAGCTGAACATTTGGTAGTGGAGAAAGATGAAGAAAAGACGGAGCTGTTAAATAATCATGAAGAGTCGGATCCGAAACCAGACTCTGATGAAGAGATGACTAAGAGTGTTAAGGATGAAATATTAGACTCTTCTGAATCAGACATGGaggttaaaaaagaagaagagagctTGAACAATTTGGCTAGATATGAATCATTGGATGGGGATTATGTCATCTttagagatgatgatgatgatgaatgcaAAACCAGAAAAAGGAGGAGACAAAGCAAAACATCGGATGATGAAGATTATCAACCATCCAGTGGCGAAAATGAAGAGGAGgaaagtgatgatgatgatgatgatgaagatagtGACTGTGAAAAAGATTATATTTACCCTTGTGAACGCAAGCCTCTTGATGAACTAGAACCAGAGGTCAAGATCACAACCATCACTGAATATTCATGCACATACTGTTTGCAGGTGTACTCGAATATGGATGATGCTAAATCTCACATTATGACTCATTACGAATACCGCTGTGAAGACTGTGATGAGAAGTTTCTGACAGATCGACAGTTGAATTCACATAAAAGAAATAGCCATAAAACCGAACCACCATCCAATTTGCTTATCTGTTTGTTTTCTGGCTGTGAACACATGGAAAAATCGAAGGAAGCCATTTTAAGACACGTCCAATCTGCTCACGCAGATGAAAAATCTTTTATCTGTGCATGGTGCTCGCGCTCTTCAAGGACTCTTGATCAGTTCAAGAAACACATACAGTCTGTTCATTACTCCTCATCTGGCCGCAGATCTAACAATGCGGACTGTCTTTGCGACACTTGTGGTGTTGCATTTGCAAATCTCAAGCACCTGAACCTACACTTGAGGAAAGTCCATTCCATCTCGAGCACACCGCATGGTCGACTCTGCGACATGTGTGGCCTGTTTTATTCAAACCTGACCGAGCACATGCTCACACATGCATTGCACAGTATCCCTTGCAAGTTCAGCGGCTGCAGCGTAAAGTTCAAATCGATATCTAATATGTTGAGCCACTATAAACACGTTCATATGGGTGTCAGAAAACACCACTGTACCTTCGAAGGCTGTACATATAATGCCAGAAATAGAGTGCAGGTGAAATCACATATTGATACGGTTCACCTGAACATTAGAAGATTTCCTTGCACCTGGGATGGTTGTGATAAAAGTTTCTTTGAAAACAAGCATCTTCTGGTGCACATGCGCATTCACTCGGATATAAAACCACTGAGCTGTGATCTTTGCGACTACACCTGTCGACAGCGGGCTGCGTTGAACTGGCatatgaacaaaaaacatgGTCAGGAGGCCGCTGAAAAGAAGAACAACTGTCAGCCTGTTCGTGGTATTCCGGCCATTAATCAAGGCAGAAAACCTGGACGCAAAGCCAGAGGAAAGAAAGCAAAGAAATCAACAGAATAG